A window of the Cystobacter fuscus genome harbors these coding sequences:
- a CDS encoding ATP-binding protein, which translates to MATPESHAVTSGARERASAAAWGSRWPRSGNRLGRRLLLYILLFSTAVSLLGTLVQLGTDYQREVRQLEERFRQIRSSHTQGLAESLWTLDETLLRTQLEGITTLPGIVLAEVDTELGTHYVAGGGEPREFSHDFPLYHGARLLGTLRVGANLAHARAELRSRVLVILATEAGKTFLFGLFAFFLIQRLVTQHLATMAAYARGLDTQHLEAPLVLRRTGTHRVRQDELDEVSAAINEMRESLRKELEERQRSEAASAFLSRAGAVLVESLDLEKVLPRIAFVCVGPLADWCVIDLREDGVLRRVGGAHVDVAKTPLLDELQRRYPLGPDSRVPAAVAMRTGTWVLESRVTRAGLRAWCVDDAHVQLVSELGLGSVLAVPLMSRGHALGAITFAAAGPERYGPAELALAEELARRTAIAIDNARLYRQAEQALRLRETFLSVAGHELRTPLLPLQLRLQSLLRRGRNAAPLEPEVLLGEIAVAEWQTRRLGLLVDQLLDVSHLIAGNALVLRRKRMDLCKLVEGVLEGVQRQISDSGSEVVRELCSPVEGEWDPRRLELVVMGLVQNALKFGEGRPIDVRVTPREGSVVLVVRDRGMGMSKSEQEHIFDRFSRGVPEQHFGGLGLGLYLTREVVRAHSGSISVESAPGQGTTFTVVLPLGEAPGPVA; encoded by the coding sequence ATGGCAACCCCTGAGTCGCACGCGGTCACCTCTGGAGCCCGGGAGCGCGCGTCGGCGGCGGCCTGGGGCTCGCGCTGGCCGCGCTCCGGCAACCGGCTCGGACGACGGCTGCTGCTCTACATCCTGCTCTTCAGCACCGCCGTCAGCCTGCTGGGCACGCTGGTGCAGCTCGGCACCGACTACCAGCGGGAGGTGCGGCAGCTCGAGGAGCGTTTCAGGCAGATCCGCTCCAGCCACACGCAGGGCCTCGCCGAGAGCCTCTGGACACTCGACGAGACGCTCCTGCGCACCCAGCTCGAGGGCATCACCACGCTGCCCGGCATCGTGCTCGCGGAGGTGGACACCGAGCTGGGCACCCACTACGTGGCCGGCGGCGGCGAGCCCCGGGAGTTCTCCCACGACTTCCCGCTGTACCACGGTGCGCGCCTGCTCGGGACGCTCCGGGTGGGGGCCAACCTGGCGCACGCCCGCGCCGAGCTGCGCAGCCGGGTGCTCGTCATCCTCGCGACGGAGGCGGGCAAGACGTTCCTCTTCGGCCTCTTCGCCTTCTTCCTCATCCAGCGTCTGGTGACGCAGCACCTGGCCACCATGGCGGCCTACGCGCGCGGCCTGGACACGCAGCACCTGGAGGCGCCCCTGGTGCTGCGGCGCACGGGCACGCACCGGGTGCGCCAGGACGAGCTGGACGAGGTGAGCGCCGCCATCAACGAGATGCGCGAGTCCTTGCGCAAGGAGCTGGAGGAGCGGCAGCGTTCCGAGGCGGCCTCCGCCTTCCTCTCCAGGGCCGGCGCGGTGCTCGTGGAGTCGCTGGACCTGGAGAAGGTGCTGCCGCGCATCGCCTTCGTGTGCGTGGGCCCGCTGGCCGACTGGTGCGTCATCGACCTGCGGGAGGACGGGGTGCTGCGCCGGGTGGGCGGGGCGCACGTGGACGTGGCGAAGACGCCGCTGCTGGACGAGCTCCAGCGGCGCTACCCTCTCGGCCCGGACTCGAGGGTCCCGGCGGCCGTGGCCATGCGCACCGGCACGTGGGTGTTGGAGTCCCGCGTCACCCGGGCCGGGCTGCGCGCCTGGTGCGTCGACGACGCGCACGTCCAGCTCGTGTCGGAGCTGGGCCTGGGCAGCGTGCTGGCGGTACCACTGATGAGCCGGGGGCACGCGCTGGGCGCCATCACGTTCGCCGCGGCCGGGCCGGAGCGCTACGGGCCCGCCGAGCTCGCCCTGGCCGAGGAGCTGGCGCGGCGCACCGCCATCGCCATCGACAACGCGCGGCTCTACCGCCAGGCGGAGCAGGCCCTGCGGCTGAGGGAGACGTTCCTCTCGGTGGCCGGGCACGAGCTGCGCACACCCCTGCTGCCCCTCCAGTTGCGGCTGCAGAGCCTCCTACGCCGCGGCCGGAACGCGGCCCCCCTGGAGCCGGAGGTGCTGCTCGGGGAGATCGCCGTCGCCGAGTGGCAGACGCGGCGGCTCGGACTGCTGGTGGACCAGTTGCTCGACGTGTCCCACCTCATCGCCGGCAACGCGCTGGTGCTGCGGCGCAAGCGCATGGACCTGTGCAAGCTGGTGGAGGGGGTGCTCGAGGGCGTGCAGCGGCAGATCTCCGACAGCGGCTCCGAGGTGGTGCGCGAGCTGTGCAGCCCGGTGGAGGGCGAGTGGGATCCGCGCCGGCTGGAGCTGGTGGTGATGGGCCTGGTGCAGAACGCGCTGAAGTTCGGCGAGGGCCGGCCCATCGACGTGCGCGTGACGCCCCGGGAGGGCTCGGTGGTCCTGGTGGTGCGCGACCGGGGCATGGGGATGTCGAAGAGCGAACAGGAGCACATCTTCGACCGCTTCAGCCGGGGGGTGCCGGAGCAGCACTTCGGGGGGCTGGGGCTCGGCCTCTACCTCACGCGCGAGGTGGTGCGGGCCCACTCGGGCTCCATCTCCGTGGAGAGCGCGCCCGGGCAGGGCACCACGTTCACCGTGGTGCTGCCGTTGGGCGAGGCCCCGGGGCCGGTTGCCTGA
- a CDS encoding papain-like cysteine protease family protein, which produces MSLTIPPNSVTLPRVTKSSTTEPETQTPPPPPPKLTKELETVKDDYQQALENQKQWLIKYGAPKEQIEALDKAIEQHQESVLDLNNARNSQNNVVALEQKDAGGWNSEAPVLQQEGNSDCGETVAAMFKGAKEGREKVEGERGQGVINDFKSRFTKGDGTTPAEMADMLTSEGLEVKHSTKGLERNVMDEALRNGDKAAVMLDSKISGSPDDASGSPHWVLIDGMDNQGRYLVKDPSNGSSYYAKPEDLANAIDTNQSKSHSGGVLIVGNPDVPTDLAGKNRDNAETLGDKPGKGWGWKNNSQESSDG; this is translated from the coding sequence ATGAGCCTGACGATTCCCCCGAACTCCGTCACCCTCCCACGAGTCACCAAGAGCTCCACCACCGAGCCCGAGACCCAGACTCCTCCCCCGCCTCCGCCCAAGCTGACCAAGGAGCTCGAGACGGTCAAGGACGACTACCAGCAGGCGCTCGAGAACCAGAAGCAGTGGCTGATCAAGTACGGCGCCCCCAAGGAGCAGATCGAGGCGCTGGACAAGGCGATCGAGCAGCATCAGGAGTCGGTGCTGGATCTGAACAACGCGCGCAACTCGCAGAACAACGTGGTGGCGCTGGAGCAGAAGGACGCGGGCGGGTGGAACAGCGAGGCGCCGGTGTTGCAGCAGGAGGGCAACAGCGACTGCGGCGAGACGGTGGCCGCCATGTTCAAGGGAGCCAAGGAGGGCCGTGAGAAGGTGGAGGGCGAGCGGGGTCAGGGCGTCATCAACGACTTCAAGAGCCGCTTCACCAAGGGGGATGGAACCACGCCCGCGGAGATGGCCGACATGCTCACCTCCGAGGGGCTCGAGGTGAAGCACAGCACCAAGGGCCTGGAGCGCAACGTCATGGACGAGGCGCTGCGCAACGGCGACAAGGCCGCGGTGATGCTGGACTCGAAGATCTCCGGCAGCCCCGACGACGCGTCGGGCAGCCCGCACTGGGTGCTCATCGATGGCATGGACAACCAGGGCCGCTACCTGGTGAAGGATCCCTCCAACGGCTCCAGCTACTACGCCAAGCCCGAGGATCTCGCCAACGCCATCGACACCAACCAGAGCAAGAGCCACTCGGGCGGCGTGCTCATCGTGGGCAACCCGGACGTCCCCACGGATCTGGCCGGCAAGAACCGGGATAACGCCGAGACGCTCGGCGACAAGCCCGGCAAGGGTTGGGGCTGGAAGAACAACTCGCAGGAGAGCTCGGACGGGTAG
- a CDS encoding ABC transporter substrate-binding protein, which produces MTTLRWRLGALLAPVLLPLLLLVLILLGAAPPEPAAPARARMRVVFLNALGIGGGFSRQFRGAMHAAAHDLGIELIDIDVGHWPGQILEQARQAVSGPDKPDYLITSIHRGIGARVLEVAEQAQVPVFVVNSGLALEERARFGGPREHFTWWVGQMVPDDVGAGERLVRLLIDAAQARRRSLERGPVEGPVRLIAIEGQWGDTSAKQRHLGLRQALSGEKDAELLQSVTAAWQREESRRKTFLLLRRYPELEVIWAANDDLAMGAVQALEEAGRRPGEDVQVGGIDWTPEALQAVREGKLVTSLGGHFLEGAWALVLLYDHHQGRDFASERLDWRTAFLPATRANAAGYLEVLARPDWEAFDFRAFSKAVNPRLTHYDFSLQALFAQRHRRMDPNGNP; this is translated from the coding sequence ATGACCACGCTCCGGTGGCGCCTCGGTGCCCTGCTCGCGCCCGTGCTGCTCCCCTTGCTGCTCCTCGTGCTGATCCTCCTGGGGGCGGCGCCTCCCGAGCCCGCCGCTCCCGCGCGCGCGCGCATGCGCGTGGTCTTCCTCAATGCGCTGGGGATCGGGGGGGGCTTCTCCCGCCAGTTCAGGGGCGCCATGCACGCCGCCGCCCATGACCTGGGCATCGAGCTCATCGACATCGACGTGGGCCACTGGCCGGGGCAGATCCTCGAGCAGGCACGCCAGGCGGTGAGCGGGCCCGACAAGCCCGACTACCTCATCACCTCCATCCACCGCGGCATCGGCGCCCGCGTCCTCGAGGTGGCCGAGCAGGCCCAGGTGCCGGTGTTCGTCGTCAACTCCGGGCTGGCGCTCGAGGAGCGGGCGCGCTTCGGGGGGCCGCGCGAGCACTTCACGTGGTGGGTGGGCCAGATGGTGCCGGACGACGTGGGGGCGGGTGAGCGGCTGGTGCGGCTGCTGATCGACGCGGCCCAGGCGCGTCGGCGCTCCTTGGAGCGGGGGCCGGTGGAGGGGCCGGTGCGGCTCATCGCCATCGAGGGCCAGTGGGGGGACACCTCCGCGAAGCAGCGCCACCTGGGCCTGCGCCAGGCCCTGTCCGGAGAGAAGGACGCCGAGCTGCTCCAGAGCGTCACCGCCGCCTGGCAGCGGGAGGAGTCCCGGCGCAAGACGTTCCTCCTGCTGCGCCGCTACCCGGAGCTCGAGGTCATCTGGGCCGCCAACGATGACCTGGCGATGGGAGCGGTGCAGGCCCTGGAGGAAGCGGGTCGCCGCCCGGGCGAGGACGTGCAGGTGGGGGGCATCGACTGGACGCCCGAGGCGCTCCAGGCCGTGCGCGAGGGCAAGCTGGTGACGAGCCTCGGAGGACATTTCCTGGAGGGGGCGTGGGCCCTGGTGCTCCTGTATGATCACCACCAGGGGCGCGACTTCGCCTCCGAGCGGCTCGACTGGCGCACGGCGTTCCTGCCCGCCACGCGCGCCAACGCCGCGGGCTACCTGGAGGTGCTCGCCCGGCCGGATTGGGAGGCTTTCGACTTCCGGGCCTTCTCGAAGGCGGTCAACCCGCGCCTGACGCACTACGATTTCTCCCTCCAGGCCTTGTTCGCGCAGCGGCATCGCCGCATGGACCCGAATGGCAACCCCTGA